Proteins encoded in a region of the Flammeovirga yaeyamensis genome:
- a CDS encoding outer membrane beta-barrel protein, whose product MTKLLLKLSFTLGLLIIISNSVFAQKKHQFFAGYTSAHSVGDENTIDLKGAEIGWFYQIGNSNFNTGLGVGYLSSGKSTQNGMIGNGLISTNLKNIAIVPIDLKFNYTIHSGRFLTPYFGLNFSAYYMTNDIYISPLMDFGPTYSTTMSYWKYGLKPEVGVRSKVFNTINFYGAVEYNHLFDEESEYLNLRYLSLKVGLIF is encoded by the coding sequence ATGACTAAACTCCTTTTAAAGTTAAGTTTCACTTTAGGGTTACTAATAATTATATCAAATAGTGTTTTCGCACAAAAAAAACATCAATTTTTTGCGGGTTACACTAGTGCACATTCAGTAGGTGATGAAAATACCATCGACTTGAAAGGGGCTGAAATTGGTTGGTTTTATCAAATTGGCAATTCAAACTTTAACACTGGATTAGGGGTAGGTTATTTATCATCTGGAAAATCTACTCAAAATGGTATGATTGGTAATGGACTTATATCAACTAATCTAAAGAATATAGCCATTGTACCTATTGATCTAAAGTTTAATTATACTATTCATTCCGGTCGCTTTTTAACTCCATATTTTGGGTTAAATTTCAGTGCCTATTATATGACTAACGATATATATATTTCCCCACTAATGGATTTTGGACCTACCTATTCTACCACTATGTCTTATTGGAAGTACGGTTTAAAACCAGAAGTTGGTGTACGATCAAAAGTATTTAACACCATCAATTTCTATGGTGCTGTAGAATATAACCACCTATTTGATGAAGAAAGTGAATATTTAAACCTTAGATACTTAAGTTTAAAAGTAGGATTGATATTTTAA
- a CDS encoding toxin-antitoxin system YwqK family antitoxin produces MTSARINHMILADNHQIVLKGGNCYVDGELYSGQIYWVYPNITDTLKVRSYHQGKKDGEWRKFYPQNTLKEKRYFIDGKKEGVHIGYYHNHKTQFLYHLENDLYHGNCKAWNLSGQLIRDQNYVNGQEEGSQKIWYDNGKIKANYVKKDGRRFGLLGTKNCINVYDEKF; encoded by the coding sequence GTGACATCAGCAAGAATTAATCATATGATTCTTGCTGATAATCATCAAATTGTTTTAAAAGGAGGGAACTGTTATGTTGATGGTGAATTGTACTCTGGACAAATTTATTGGGTGTACCCAAACATTACCGATACTTTAAAAGTGAGGAGTTATCATCAAGGTAAAAAGGATGGTGAGTGGAGAAAATTTTATCCTCAAAATACTTTAAAGGAAAAAAGATATTTTATTGATGGTAAAAAAGAAGGAGTACATATTGGCTACTATCATAATCATAAAACACAATTTCTATATCATTTAGAAAATGATCTATACCACGGGAATTGTAAAGCTTGGAATTTGTCTGGACAATTAATACGTGATCAGAATTATGTCAATGGACAAGAAGAAGGCTCCCAGAAAATCTGGTATGATAACGGGAAAATCAAAGCCAATTATGTAAAGAAAGACGGGAGACGATTTGGTTTATTAGGGACTAAAAATTGTATAAATGTTTATGATGAAAAATTTTAG
- a CDS encoding Crp/Fnr family transcriptional regulator has product MKNDFRTLLHQYFSLGENQKVYQRGSFILKSGEMASKIYLIHSGAVRVTLGDEHVITIRLGYKGSIIASVPSFFNNQPSLYDIEVIRKCSFSILEKREFEQLIQNNMEMKDLYITVLEDLIRQQSEREIDLLISTPQERYQRVFERSPQLFQEVPHKYIAQYLRMSPETLSRIMKS; this is encoded by the coding sequence ATGAAAAATGATTTTAGAACACTCCTCCATCAATATTTTTCTTTAGGTGAAAATCAAAAAGTCTACCAAAGGGGAAGTTTTATTTTGAAATCGGGGGAGATGGCTTCAAAAATATATTTAATTCATTCTGGTGCGGTTAGGGTGACTTTAGGTGATGAACATGTAATTACTATTCGTCTTGGCTATAAAGGATCAATTATTGCATCGGTCCCATCTTTCTTTAATAATCAGCCTTCGCTTTACGATATTGAAGTGATTAGAAAATGTTCCTTTTCAATACTTGAGAAAAGAGAATTTGAACAACTCATTCAAAATAACATGGAAATGAAGGACCTTTACATCACTGTATTAGAAGATTTGATAAGACAACAATCGGAAAGAGAAATAGACTTGCTAATCAGTACACCACAAGAGCGATATCAAAGAGTATTTGAGAGAAGTCCACAACTTTTCCAGGAAGTCCCCCATAAATACATTGCTCAATACTTAAGAATGTCTCCAGAAACTTTAAGTAGAATAATGAAATCTTGA
- a CDS encoding MOSC domain-containing protein: protein MEIKQINIYPIKSLDPIAVDQVEITEGKTLEFDRRWGIFRKSDGRTVNGKKYPAVHQLRAKFDLNTKSVELRSEATTQFFSLEDDIHILNQFLSDYFEESVEVKGNPQTGFPDHSGGNVGASLISDKTIQWTSQLYDLPEEEVIRRMRMNLIISTERAFEEDEWIGIDKEHPKGIFSNSIRLNAYKPCERCPVPTRNSYTSEVMRGFQKTFVQERTKLQPQLLDHPLYAHAYMCGIVLNIPEESIGKILKTGDQITL from the coding sequence ATGGAAATTAAACAAATAAACATATATCCTATTAAATCTTTAGATCCTATTGCTGTAGATCAAGTTGAAATTACTGAGGGTAAAACCTTAGAATTTGATAGGAGATGGGGGATTTTCAGAAAAAGTGATGGGAGAACAGTTAATGGCAAAAAGTACCCTGCAGTTCATCAATTAAGAGCAAAATTTGATTTAAACACCAAGAGTGTTGAATTAAGATCAGAAGCTACAACTCAATTTTTCTCATTAGAAGATGATATCCATATTCTGAATCAGTTTTTATCAGATTATTTTGAAGAATCGGTAGAAGTAAAAGGAAATCCTCAAACTGGATTCCCCGATCACAGTGGAGGAAATGTTGGGGCTTCTTTAATATCAGATAAAACCATTCAATGGACCTCCCAATTATATGATTTACCCGAAGAAGAGGTAATTAGAAGAATGAGAATGAATCTAATTATTTCAACTGAAAGAGCCTTTGAAGAAGATGAGTGGATTGGAATAGATAAAGAACATCCAAAGGGAATCTTTAGTAATTCAATTCGATTAAACGCTTATAAACCTTGTGAACGTTGTCCTGTACCCACAAGAAATTCTTATACTTCAGAGGTCATGAGAGGTTTTCAAAAAACATTTGTACAAGAAAGAACAAAGTTACAGCCTCAACTTTTGGATCATCCGCTTTATGCACATGCTTATATGTGCGGCATTGTTCTTAATATTCCAGAAGAATCGATTGGTAAAATCTTAAAAACAGGAGATCAAATCACTTTGTAG
- a CDS encoding DUF1761 domain-containing protein gives MNFENINFLAVFVAAIAAFILGAIWYSAIFGKAWQKELGFTDEYLQKANMPLIFGSSFVLMLITSFGLAMFNAHSGQSLDATLGAFHGLMVGLMFVGTSMGINYLYQRRSIKLWLIDAGYQILFLTIEGAIIGAWQ, from the coding sequence ATGAACTTTGAGAACATCAACTTCTTAGCTGTATTTGTCGCAGCTATTGCAGCATTTATTTTAGGAGCCATCTGGTATTCTGCAATTTTTGGAAAAGCTTGGCAAAAAGAATTGGGCTTTACTGATGAATATCTTCAAAAAGCGAATATGCCTTTAATTTTTGGCAGTAGTTTCGTTCTAATGCTAATAACTTCATTTGGATTAGCTATGTTTAATGCACATTCCGGACAGAGTTTAGATGCAACTTTAGGAGCTTTTCATGGTTTAATGGTAGGATTAATGTTTGTAGGCACTTCTATGGGAATTAATTACCTCTATCAACGTCGCTCAATAAAATTATGGTTGATAGATGCCGGTTATCAGATTTTGTTTTTAACTATTGAAGGTGCTATTATCGGAGCATGGCAATAA
- a CDS encoding 2-hydroxyacid dehydrogenase, with translation MKVAVFGTKSYDKEFFKLEGINTTHELVFFESRLRVKTAQLANGFDAVCVFVNDVVDAETIGILAGFNIKVIALRCAGFNNVDLEEAEKHNIAVLRVPAYSPYAVAEHTLALILTLNRKTHKAYNRVREGNFSLDRLTGFDIHGKTVGVIGTGKIGQIFANIMKGLGCKVIGFDLYPNKDLEKSKLLKYVTLNELLEQSDIISLHCPLTPQTHHIINDHTIWRMKKGAMLINTSRGRLIDTEAAIRALAKGHLGYLGIDVYEQEEKLFFRDLSETLIRDEKMLNLMSFPNVLVTGHQAFFTDTALTQIARVTLGNLTAYENGEELVNKVGSEAIKG, from the coding sequence ATGAAAGTTGCTGTATTTGGAACCAAGTCATACGATAAAGAATTCTTTAAACTAGAAGGAATTAATACCACACACGAATTAGTATTCTTTGAATCAAGATTAAGAGTAAAGACAGCTCAGTTAGCCAATGGTTTTGATGCCGTTTGTGTATTCGTAAACGATGTGGTTGATGCTGAGACGATTGGTATCCTTGCAGGTTTTAATATTAAAGTGATCGCACTTAGATGTGCAGGTTTTAATAACGTTGACCTTGAAGAAGCAGAAAAGCACAATATTGCCGTATTGAGAGTACCTGCTTATTCTCCATATGCAGTTGCCGAACATACATTAGCGTTAATTCTTACTCTAAATAGAAAAACGCATAAAGCTTACAACAGAGTTCGTGAAGGTAACTTTTCATTAGACCGTTTAACGGGTTTTGATATTCATGGTAAAACTGTTGGTGTTATTGGTACTGGTAAAATCGGACAAATTTTCGCCAATATCATGAAAGGTTTAGGTTGTAAAGTGATTGGTTTTGATTTATACCCTAACAAAGATTTAGAGAAAAGTAAACTACTTAAATATGTTACTCTAAATGAGCTGTTAGAACAATCTGATATTATTTCATTACACTGTCCATTAACTCCACAAACGCATCATATTATTAATGATCATACAATTTGGAGAATGAAGAAAGGAGCAATGTTGATCAATACATCAAGAGGTCGATTAATTGATACTGAAGCAGCGATTAGAGCGTTAGCTAAAGGTCATTTGGGATACTTGGGAATTGATGTATATGAGCAAGAAGAAAAATTATTCTTCAGAGATTTATCAGAGACTTTGATTAGAGACGAAAAAATGTTGAATTTGATGTCTTTCCCTAATGTTTTAGTAACAGGTCACCAAGCCTTCTTTACTGATACAGCATTAACACAAATTGCAAGAGTAACATTGGGTAACTTAACCGCTTATGAAAATGGCGAAGAGTTGGTCAACAAAGTAGGATCAGAAGCTATAAAGGGATAA
- a CDS encoding SulP family inorganic anion transporter, whose amino-acid sequence MKTNSIFKNVNKDFPASIVVFLVALPLCLGIALASGAPLLSGIISGIVGGVVVATFSGSAIGVSGPAAGLAVIVFHAIDDLHSFEAFLMSVVLAGVLQIILGLLKAGVIGYYFPASVIKGMLTGIGINIFFQQIPNALGYVGPADELTLAMSNVSTGPMIVCAVSLLLLILWEEPIIKKHKFLSQIPAPLVVVAFGIGYHLYFINNGTLQIMPEQLVQIPVIHNWAEFVATFHFPDFSAITNPEVHTIAFTMAIVASLETLLSVEAADKLDPQHRHTPTNRELIAQGTGNIVSGLIGGLPITQVIVRSSVNVNSGGTSKLSAIFHGVLLFVCVLAIPEILDFIPLACLAAILLQVGYKLAKPANFKMMFNKGLTSFIPFIVTVVGVVFTDLLEGIALGLLVSIVEIVYNSIKSPVEVEFKPEQHSVPIVIELSHQVSFLNKAKIKKILDQVPNNREVIIDSSKSQSLHTDVQEMIDQFINEEAVKRNINARQIDNSSQKIKLA is encoded by the coding sequence ATGAAAACTAATTCTATATTTAAAAACGTCAATAAAGACTTCCCCGCAAGTATTGTTGTCTTTCTAGTAGCTTTACCCCTATGTTTAGGTATTGCACTCGCGTCTGGAGCCCCACTGTTATCTGGAATTATTTCTGGTATTGTTGGTGGTGTAGTTGTAGCTACTTTTAGTGGATCTGCTATTGGTGTAAGTGGCCCTGCTGCTGGTTTAGCAGTTATTGTATTCCACGCTATAGACGACCTTCATTCTTTTGAAGCATTCTTAATGTCTGTTGTATTAGCAGGTGTTTTACAAATTATACTTGGTTTATTAAAAGCAGGTGTAATTGGTTATTATTTCCCCGCCTCTGTGATTAAAGGGATGTTGACAGGTATTGGTATCAATATCTTCTTCCAGCAAATTCCCAATGCATTAGGATATGTTGGTCCAGCAGATGAATTAACGTTAGCTATGTCTAATGTTTCTACAGGACCCATGATAGTTTGTGCTGTCTCATTATTATTATTAATACTATGGGAAGAACCAATTATTAAGAAGCACAAATTCCTTTCTCAGATCCCCGCTCCTCTAGTTGTTGTTGCCTTTGGTATTGGTTACCATTTATACTTTATCAACAACGGTACATTACAAATTATGCCGGAACAGTTAGTACAAATCCCTGTTATTCATAACTGGGCTGAATTTGTTGCTACCTTCCATTTTCCAGACTTCTCGGCTATCACGAATCCTGAAGTTCATACTATTGCATTTACAATGGCAATTGTTGCTTCACTAGAAACGTTATTATCTGTAGAAGCTGCAGATAAACTAGATCCTCAGCATAGACATACGCCAACCAATAGAGAATTAATAGCACAAGGTACAGGTAATATCGTATCCGGTTTAATTGGTGGTTTACCTATTACGCAAGTTATTGTACGTTCTTCTGTAAATGTAAACTCGGGAGGTACTTCTAAGTTATCGGCCATTTTCCACGGTGTATTATTGTTTGTTTGTGTATTGGCCATTCCAGAAATATTGGATTTTATTCCTTTGGCGTGTCTTGCTGCCATCCTTTTACAAGTGGGTTATAAGTTAGCAAAACCAGCCAACTTCAAAATGATGTTCAATAAAGGTTTAACATCATTTATTCCTTTTATTGTTACTGTAGTTGGTGTTGTATTTACTGATTTATTAGAAGGTATTGCGTTAGGCTTGTTGGTATCTATCGTAGAGATTGTTTACAACTCCATCAAATCGCCTGTTGAAGTAGAATTTAAACCTGAACAACATTCAGTTCCTATTGTTATTGAACTTTCGCATCAAGTTTCTTTCTTAAATAAAGCAAAGATCAAGAAGATTTTAGATCAGGTTCCAAATAATAGAGAAGTGATCATTGACTCATCAAAAAGTCAGTCTTTACACACGGACGTTCAAGAAATGATTGATCAATTTATTAATGAAGAAGCGGTTAAGCGTAACATTAATGCTCGACAAATTGATAACTCTTCTCAGAAAATTAAGCTGGCTTAG
- a CDS encoding SCO family protein: MMKNFSLFLLLFISISSCEKPKLTLPFYNTPDFSPIFIDKEERVADVITHHIGDFEMKNQNNQSISKSTIQNKIHIANFIFTSCGSICPVMTENMKIVHHQFEDDNSVNILSFSVTPWIDNVEVLKEYTEKNNIKSDNWHFLTGKKSEIYSLARTSYFAEEDLGFTKDSTEFLHTEHVILVDQKQRIRGIYNGTLRLEMKQLIQDINALQEEQTQFF; the protein is encoded by the coding sequence ATGATGAAAAATTTTAGTTTGTTTTTATTATTGTTCATATCAATTAGTAGTTGTGAAAAGCCAAAGTTGACTTTACCCTTTTACAATACTCCAGATTTTTCGCCCATATTCATTGATAAGGAAGAGAGAGTCGCTGATGTTATCACGCATCATATTGGTGATTTTGAAATGAAAAATCAAAACAACCAAAGTATCTCTAAAAGTACCATTCAAAATAAAATTCATATAGCGAATTTCATATTCACTAGCTGTGGAAGTATTTGTCCGGTGATGACGGAAAATATGAAAATAGTCCATCATCAGTTTGAAGATGATAATAGTGTGAATATTCTTTCATTTTCTGTGACTCCTTGGATAGATAATGTTGAAGTTTTAAAAGAATACACCGAAAAGAATAATATCAAATCGGATAATTGGCATTTTCTAACGGGTAAAAAGTCTGAAATATATTCTCTAGCAAGAACATCTTATTTTGCTGAAGAAGACCTTGGCTTTACAAAAGATTCTACAGAATTTCTCCATACTGAACATGTGATACTCGTAGATCAAAAACAAAGAATTAGAGGTATCTATAATGGGACGTTACGATTGGAAATGAAACAGTTAATTCAAGATATTAATGCATTACAAGAAGAACAGACTCAATTTTTTTAG
- a CDS encoding ABC transporter ATP-binding protein, translating to MKENQTNPKKVSITKVFKDIVWPRWKLLLIGLILIIINRLCGLVLPGASKYLMDDVVVNKDFEMLKTVVIAVISAIFVQAISSFALTRLLSVEAQRLIAQLRVKVQKHVMSLPISYFDNTKSGVLVSRIMSDVEGVRNLVGTGLVQLIGGSITAIISFFLLINISPSMTFFVLVPISIFGLISLKAFKFIRPIFRKRGKIRAEVTGRLTESLNGVRIIKGFNAEEQENKIFEAGTIRLYENVKKSLTSTAIMTSSSTFLLGVASTGIMGIGGYKIIQGELSIGDFLAFTLYLGFMIAPIVQMSNIGSQLTEAFAGLDRTEELMNLSGENDDDKRKEEVPNTIQGNIILKDVNFEYEENKEVLHDINIEAKAGTITALVGSSGSGKTTIASLIASFLNPTSGKIFIDDQDLRFVDLYSYRQHLGVVLQDDFLFEGSIEENIKFSNPTATEEEFKNAVDAAYVSEFTDRFEEGLQTIIGERGVKLSGGQRQRVAIARAIIADPKIIILDEATSNLDTESEALIQESLDRLMKGRTTIVIAHRLSTIQKADQILVLHQGNIIEQGTHDELIEKEGRYHQLYKYQARI from the coding sequence TTGAAAGAAAATCAAACTAACCCCAAAAAGGTATCTATTACCAAAGTATTTAAAGATATTGTTTGGCCAAGATGGAAACTACTTTTGATTGGTCTCATCCTAATTATTATCAATCGATTATGTGGACTTGTTTTGCCAGGAGCAAGTAAATATTTAATGGATGATGTGGTCGTCAATAAGGATTTTGAAATGCTTAAAACGGTTGTTATTGCTGTGATATCAGCCATTTTTGTTCAAGCGATAAGTAGTTTTGCATTAACTCGTTTGCTTTCTGTAGAAGCACAACGTTTAATTGCTCAACTTAGAGTAAAAGTTCAAAAACATGTGATGTCTCTCCCTATCAGTTACTTTGATAATACGAAATCAGGTGTTTTGGTTTCTAGAATTATGAGTGATGTGGAAGGCGTTAGAAACTTGGTTGGAACAGGTTTAGTTCAATTGATTGGCGGTTCGATTACCGCTATCATTTCATTTTTTCTTCTTATCAATATTAGCCCTTCAATGACTTTCTTTGTTTTAGTGCCTATTTCCATATTCGGCCTAATTTCTTTGAAGGCATTTAAATTTATCCGACCTATTTTTAGAAAAAGAGGAAAAATAAGAGCTGAGGTTACTGGTAGGTTGACGGAATCGTTAAATGGTGTGAGAATTATTAAAGGGTTTAATGCCGAAGAACAAGAAAATAAGATATTCGAAGCAGGTACTATTCGTTTATACGAGAATGTAAAAAAGAGTTTGACTTCTACTGCGATCATGACCTCTTCTTCTACTTTTCTGCTTGGAGTAGCGTCTACCGGAATTATGGGTATTGGTGGTTATAAAATAATCCAAGGTGAATTATCGATCGGTGATTTCTTGGCTTTTACCTTGTATTTAGGATTCATGATCGCTCCTATTGTTCAAATGAGTAACATTGGGTCTCAATTGACAGAGGCCTTCGCCGGTTTAGATAGAACAGAAGAATTAATGAATCTAAGCGGAGAAAATGATGATGATAAACGAAAAGAAGAAGTACCAAATACTATTCAGGGAAACATTATTTTAAAAGATGTCAATTTCGAATATGAAGAAAATAAAGAAGTTCTTCATGATATAAACATTGAAGCCAAAGCGGGTACAATTACTGCATTAGTAGGTTCCTCTGGGTCTGGTAAAACAACTATTGCTAGTCTTATTGCAAGTTTTCTGAATCCAACTTCTGGTAAAATATTTATTGATGATCAAGACCTTAGATTTGTAGATCTATATAGTTACCGTCAACACTTAGGTGTAGTTTTACAAGACGATTTCTTATTTGAAGGAAGCATAGAAGAGAATATCAAGTTCTCTAACCCAACGGCAACAGAAGAAGAATTTAAAAATGCGGTGGATGCTGCTTACGTAAGTGAATTTACAGATCGTTTTGAAGAAGGACTTCAAACTATCATCGGAGAACGTGGAGTCAAGCTATCTGGAGGTCAACGTCAGAGAGTCGCTATTGCTAGAGCAATTATTGCTGATCCTAAAATTATTATTTTAGATGAAGCCACCTCAAATTTAGATACCGAAAGTGAAGCGCTTATTCAAGAATCGCTTGATCGTTTGATGAAAGGTAGAACCACGATCGTTATCGCTCACAGGTTAAGTACAATTCAAAAAGCAGATCAAATCCTCGTTTTACATCAAGGAAATATCATTGAGCAGGGAACTCATGATGAATTAATTGAAAAAGAAGGACGATATCATCAACTATATAAATATCAAGCTAGAATATAA
- a CDS encoding outer membrane beta-barrel protein yields the protein MRYLLLILFHLCVFTSHAQHITGVVLDQDNEDPLPYVNVALVKNDSILSMTITDFDGNFDLEVTQKDTYVIRFLFTGYKHFERALNINDDLNVSLGKIKLESTVTELEGVTVTAERENVNMTSEGMSFNVDSDGGTDMEDIISSMPSISMDENGEVSANGESVVILVNGEETDIENPLEDIPMQLIDRVELLNNPPAEFTSATAAINIVLKEDVKLGNHLRALIEGGSPTQHKANINYSMSKNRWSSSINAGYRHQEMNYYRENERLNYNNNQRSSTRDDLYKTTNYHVNWNSTYAFSPNDKIRFNVSYQRKEQDNRGDENEYLFNVVGDPNYRNNYRTILNKRNSDRIRAQLNYDKNFMQEGRKFQVRLRYSMDEFEQYNGNTTNTEYLLDSSWKYNDARITERSRPSQNYFVSVKYVHPFNDRSVLTTGFRNSTTVQTIDESFYNLATDGSQTERGAGKQDTDYLNQRFSGYTSWKYSFYNDWNFRAGVSVENSKVESNIVQPDTTFNTNNNFWVINPNFNLSKKFNEKWMGNIFYTFRLTPPSDRALNPTINDNNPLFISFGNPNLSMQKFQKLNIQVTNQQEKVSTRVGLFYRNLTDGVERVYETKGDTIIATYGNIVNKHTLGTNFYVHWHLAKNQSLILSADVYNDIYNQRIDETLPTSEWMLSGKLTYKAKFFNHYRLRVVGYYTSERIEYNGTVTPASGVDISMSRYIANRKGKLWVVAQDVFQTRTWFSKTRSPQFESTSFTDLPSVVRLGMSWSFYGG from the coding sequence ATGAGATATTTACTACTTATATTGTTTCACTTATGTGTGTTTACTTCTCACGCACAACATATAACAGGTGTTGTACTAGACCAAGATAACGAAGACCCTCTACCATATGTTAATGTAGCATTGGTAAAAAATGATAGCATCCTATCAATGACTATTACTGATTTTGACGGAAATTTTGATCTTGAAGTCACTCAAAAGGATACCTACGTCATCCGATTTTTATTTACCGGCTATAAGCATTTCGAAAGAGCATTGAATATCAATGATGATCTAAATGTATCACTAGGTAAGATAAAACTGGAATCAACGGTAACGGAATTAGAAGGTGTTACCGTAACTGCCGAACGAGAAAATGTAAACATGACCTCGGAAGGTATGAGTTTCAATGTAGATTCCGATGGGGGTACAGACATGGAAGATATCATTTCTTCAATGCCTTCTATTTCAATGGATGAAAATGGAGAAGTATCGGCTAATGGCGAAAGTGTGGTGATTTTAGTAAACGGTGAAGAAACGGATATCGAGAATCCTTTGGAAGATATTCCAATGCAATTAATTGATAGAGTGGAGTTACTTAATAATCCACCTGCAGAGTTTACTTCGGCCACTGCTGCAATTAATATTGTTTTAAAAGAAGATGTGAAATTGGGTAATCACCTTAGAGCTTTAATAGAAGGAGGTTCGCCAACACAGCACAAAGCGAACATAAATTACTCTATGTCTAAAAATAGATGGTCGTCTTCCATCAACGCAGGTTATAGACATCAGGAAATGAATTATTATAGAGAAAACGAACGATTAAACTATAATAATAATCAGCGTTCGTCTACTCGAGATGATTTATATAAAACAACGAACTATCATGTGAATTGGAACTCAACTTATGCCTTTTCTCCTAATGATAAAATTAGATTTAACGTCAGCTACCAACGCAAAGAACAAGATAATAGAGGTGATGAAAATGAATATTTATTTAATGTAGTTGGAGATCCAAACTATAGAAATAATTATAGAACCATCCTTAACAAAAGAAATTCGGATAGAATTAGAGCACAGCTGAATTATGATAAAAACTTCATGCAAGAAGGTAGGAAGTTCCAAGTGCGATTACGCTATTCTATGGATGAATTTGAACAATATAATGGTAATACTACAAATACAGAGTATTTATTGGATTCGTCTTGGAAATACAACGATGCGAGAATTACCGAAAGAAGTCGACCATCTCAAAACTATTTTGTTTCTGTAAAATATGTTCATCCGTTTAACGATAGGAGTGTATTAACGACTGGTTTTAGAAATAGTACAACTGTACAAACTATTGATGAATCATTTTATAACTTAGCTACTGATGGTTCTCAAACCGAAAGGGGAGCAGGTAAGCAGGATACTGATTATTTAAATCAAAGATTCTCGGGTTACACATCATGGAAATATTCTTTCTATAACGATTGGAACTTCAGAGCAGGTGTTTCTGTAGAAAATTCAAAAGTAGAGTCTAACATAGTTCAACCGGACACTACTTTTAATACGAATAATAACTTTTGGGTAATCAACCCTAATTTCAACTTATCCAAAAAGTTCAACGAAAAATGGATGGGTAATATCTTTTATACTTTCCGTTTAACTCCTCCATCAGATAGAGCGTTAAATCCTACGATTAATGATAACAATCCTTTGTTTATCAGTTTTGGTAATCCGAATCTATCGATGCAGAAGTTCCAGAAGTTAAATATTCAAGTAACCAACCAACAAGAAAAAGTATCTACTAGAGTAGGTTTATTCTATAGAAATCTAACTGATGGTGTTGAGAGAGTCTACGAAACGAAAGGTGATACTATTATTGCCACTTATGGTAATATTGTCAATAAACACACTTTAGGGACTAACTTTTATGTACACTGGCACCTAGCAAAAAATCAATCCTTGATTTTATCAGCGGACGTGTATAATGATATCTATAATCAAAGAATTGATGAAACCTTACCAACTTCAGAATGGATGCTGAGTGGTAAATTAACCTATAAAGCTAAATTCTTTAATCATTACCGTTTAAGAGTGGTTGGATATTATACTTCAGAGAGAATAGAATACAATGGTACGGTTACTCCTGCAAGTGGAGTGGATATAAGTATGTCAAGATATATTGCCAATAGGAAAGGAAAGTTGTGGGTTGTCGCACAAGATGTTTTCCAAACAAGAACATGGTTCAGTAAAACAAGGTCTCCACAATTCGAATCCACTAGTTTTACAGATTTACCATCAGTAGTACGATTGGGTATGTCTTGGTCATTTTATGGAGGCTAA
- a CDS encoding DinB family protein, which produces MKIQYTELFDQLKKDVQNNLEILQNITDFSEEELNRRSHEKSWSVLECLYHLNLYGEIYIPLLSDAIKKSDKTQKKSFKSGMIGNYFTKLLSPKNNIIKNPMPAPSDKNPIGNQLDLTVLEIRKQQLEELQSLLNQSEGLNLENIKIPISISRFIRLKTGDTFRFLIAHDARHFIQCQNIIIENVPNSNFDKKTI; this is translated from the coding sequence ATGAAAATCCAATACACTGAATTATTCGATCAATTAAAGAAAGATGTACAAAATAATCTTGAAATATTGCAAAATATTACCGATTTCTCCGAAGAAGAGCTCAACAGAAGAAGTCATGAAAAAAGTTGGTCGGTTTTAGAATGTCTCTATCATTTGAATTTATATGGTGAAATCTATATTCCATTACTGAGTGATGCCATCAAAAAATCTGATAAAACACAGAAAAAAAGCTTTAAGAGTGGAATGATAGGAAATTATTTCACTAAGCTGTTATCACCGAAAAATAATATCATAAAGAACCCAATGCCTGCTCCTTCAGATAAAAATCCAATAGGAAATCAATTAGATCTTACAGTTCTGGAGATTAGAAAACAACAACTAGAGGAGTTACAAAGCTTATTGAATCAAAGTGAGGGATTAAATTTAGAAAATATAAAAATTCCAATATCAATTAGCAGGTTTATAAGATTAAAAACAGGTGATACTTTTCGGTTTTTAATAGCCCATGATGCAAGGCACTTTATTCAATGTCAAAATATTATCATTGAAAATGTACCAAATTCTAATTTTGATAAAAAAACAATTTAA